The Mucilaginibacter yixingensis genome window below encodes:
- a CDS encoding alpha-N-arabinofuranosidase, with the protein MKKIYYGMAVLALCCTPGRAALAQTAKVTVSNDSKLTISRNIYGQFAEHLGRGIYDGFWVDPKMPVKKQDRIRMDIVEALRKIKIPNLRWPGGCFADEYHWRDGIGPRVNRPKMVNTNWGGVTEDNSFGTHEFLELCKLLGCEPYISGNVGSGTVQEMSNWVEYLNFDGQSPLTAMRKLNGHPEPFNVSFWGVGNESWGCGGNMTPEYYANEFKRYATFAKDYKNAKLKKIATGPSDGDYNWTEVMMKNVGTRMWGMSLHCYTLPTGNWNDKGSATKFTEAQYFNTMKNCLRMEEFVTKHSAIMDKYDPEKKVALVVDEWGVWTNVEPGTNPGFLYQQNSLRDALVAGTTLNIFNNHCDRVKMAALAQTINVLQALVLTQKEKMLLTPTYHVFDLYKVHQDAKYLPIKLDAPDYEVNGNKIPAVNLSASQDKEGRVHLSLVNIDDHKDIVVTANMGDIKWNTVSGQILTSANVTDINTFDKPNNIKIESFNNAQKDGDKVVVKIPAHSIIVLELK; encoded by the coding sequence ATGAAGAAAATTTACTACGGCATGGCCGTGCTGGCCTTGTGCTGCACTCCGGGCAGAGCCGCATTAGCGCAAACCGCAAAAGTTACCGTCAGCAACGATTCTAAGCTGACCATCAGTCGCAACATTTATGGGCAATTTGCCGAGCACTTGGGCCGCGGTATTTATGATGGCTTTTGGGTTGATCCTAAAATGCCGGTAAAAAAGCAGGATCGCATCCGCATGGATATTGTAGAAGCCCTGCGTAAAATCAAAATTCCTAACCTGCGCTGGCCCGGTGGTTGTTTTGCCGACGAATATCACTGGCGCGATGGTATCGGTCCGCGCGTTAACCGCCCTAAAATGGTGAACACCAATTGGGGCGGAGTGACCGAGGATAATAGCTTTGGTACCCACGAGTTTCTGGAACTGTGTAAATTGCTGGGTTGCGAGCCTTACATCAGCGGTAACGTTGGTAGCGGTACCGTTCAGGAAATGTCAAACTGGGTAGAATACCTGAACTTTGACGGCCAGAGCCCATTAACAGCAATGCGAAAACTGAACGGCCATCCTGAGCCTTTCAATGTATCATTCTGGGGCGTGGGTAACGAGAGCTGGGGCTGCGGTGGCAACATGACGCCGGAGTATTATGCCAATGAGTTTAAGCGTTACGCCACATTTGCCAAAGATTATAAGAACGCTAAGCTGAAAAAGATAGCTACCGGCCCGAGCGATGGCGATTACAACTGGACGGAGGTAATGATGAAGAATGTAGGTACCCGTATGTGGGGAATGTCGTTACATTGTTATACCCTGCCAACCGGCAACTGGAACGATAAAGGCTCTGCCACTAAATTTACAGAGGCTCAGTACTTCAACACCATGAAAAACTGCCTGCGTATGGAAGAGTTTGTTACCAAACACTCGGCCATTATGGATAAGTACGATCCAGAGAAAAAAGTAGCCCTGGTGGTTGACGAGTGGGGTGTGTGGACTAACGTTGAGCCCGGCACAAATCCAGGTTTCTTATATCAGCAAAACAGTCTTCGCGATGCGTTGGTTGCCGGCACCACTCTTAACATCTTTAATAATCATTGCGATAGGGTAAAAATGGCGGCGCTTGCACAAACCATTAACGTGTTGCAGGCATTGGTGCTTACCCAGAAAGAGAAAATGCTGCTCACGCCAACTTATCACGTGTTTGATCTGTATAAAGTGCACCAGGATGCTAAATATTTGCCAATAAAACTAGATGCGCCAGATTATGAGGTAAACGGCAACAAGATCCCGGCGGTAAATCTGTCAGCGTCGCAAGATAAAGAAGGTAGGGTACACCTATCATTGGTAAACATTGACGATCATAAAGATATTGTGGTAACCGCCAACATGGGCGATATCAAATGGAACACCGTGAGCGGGCAGATCCTTACATCGGCCAATGTAACCGATATTAATACGTTTGATAAACCAAATAATATTAAGATCGAGTCATTTAATAACGCGCAAAAAGATGGTGATAAAGTAGTGGTGAAGATACCTGCGCACTCTATCATTGTTCTGGAATTGAAGTAA
- a CDS encoding family 43 glycosylhydrolase yields MHRIKAFLILICCASLGGAWAQNKGVPAPKPLFRDPIYDGAADPTVIWNRAEKKWFMFYTNRRAKDTTIGGVAWVHGTRIGIAESKDGANWKYRDTADIGYRPDAGYTFWAPEVIDYKGLYHMYLTYVPGIFNDWNHPRIIIHLTSKNLLNWKYESTLKLVNEKVIDPCVTRLPDGTWRMWYNNEKDSKSIYYANSPDLYHWTDGQKAVHDQPGEGPKVFKWKGKYWMITDVWRGLAVYSSDDMMNWTRQQGGNLLATPGKGIDDGSIGDHCDVRVTLKGRAYLFYFVHPGRGPSASSVGKYDKQRSSLQITELKMIDGKLTCDRDETTYVDLK; encoded by the coding sequence ATGCATCGAATTAAAGCTTTTCTGATACTGATTTGCTGCGCGTCGCTAGGCGGTGCATGGGCGCAAAATAAGGGTGTTCCGGCACCCAAGCCGCTGTTTCGGGACCCGATTTATGATGGCGCTGCAGACCCGACGGTGATCTGGAACCGTGCCGAAAAGAAGTGGTTTATGTTTTATACCAATCGCCGGGCAAAGGATACTACTATTGGTGGTGTAGCCTGGGTGCATGGCACGCGCATAGGCATTGCCGAGTCAAAAGATGGCGCCAACTGGAAGTATAGGGATACGGCAGATATTGGCTACCGCCCCGATGCAGGTTATACCTTTTGGGCGCCGGAGGTAATTGACTATAAGGGCTTGTATCATATGTACTTGACCTATGTTCCAGGAATTTTTAATGACTGGAATCATCCGCGGATCATCATACACCTCACCAGCAAAAATCTGCTGAATTGGAAGTATGAATCGACTCTGAAACTGGTGAACGAGAAGGTGATAGATCCCTGCGTAACGCGACTGCCTGATGGTACCTGGCGCATGTGGTATAATAACGAGAAGGATAGTAAATCTATTTACTATGCCAATAGCCCCGATCTGTACCATTGGACTGATGGACAAAAGGCCGTGCATGACCAGCCAGGCGAGGGCCCCAAAGTATTTAAATGGAAAGGCAAATACTGGATGATTACCGATGTGTGGCGTGGCCTTGCCGTATACAGTTCAGACGATATGATGAACTGGACCCGACAACAAGGTGGTAATCTGTTAGCAACACCCGGCAAAGGAATAGATGATGGTAGTATTGGTGACCATTGTGATGTGCGCGTTACGCTTAAGGGTCGCGCTTATCTTTTTTACTTTGTACATCCGGGTAGGGGACCATCCGCATCAAGTGTGGGTAAATATGATAAGCAACGTAGCAGCTTACAGATAACAGAGCTGAAAATGATTGATGGCAAGCTGACTTGCGATAGAGATGAAACTACTTATGTAGATTTAAAATAG
- a CDS encoding GntR family transcriptional regulator encodes MKSSLFLEYIYIDYYSSTPKYLQLANSIIQSVREGKLSKNDTLPSINELNYNFEISRDTAEKAYKYLKSIGLLGSVPGKGYYIKNAEAEQKYKVFLIFNKLSPHKKILYDAIIDGLGDEAAIDFYIYNNDLAFFKKLLQNKANDYTHYVIVPHFIDGGDTAHEIINTLPKEKLILLDKLVPGVNGNFAAVYENFERDIFHALEQALPQLSKYTTLKIIFPENTYFPSEILKGFFNFCIQYAFNYKVVHDIQVEPINEGEVFINLMENDLVILIERILSTNLKIGENIGVISYNETPLKKIILNGLTTISTDFQKMGEMVAEVIRTNKPAIYEVPFYLTLRSSL; translated from the coding sequence ATGAAGTCTTCGCTATTTTTAGAATACATTTATATCGATTATTACTCATCTACCCCTAAATATCTGCAGTTAGCCAACTCTATTATTCAGAGTGTGCGCGAGGGGAAGCTGAGTAAAAACGATACCCTGCCTTCTATCAATGAGCTGAACTATAACTTTGAAATTTCAAGGGATACAGCAGAGAAGGCCTATAAATACCTCAAATCAATCGGCCTGCTAGGCTCTGTTCCGGGCAAAGGTTATTACATTAAAAATGCTGAGGCCGAACAGAAGTATAAAGTTTTCCTGATCTTTAATAAGCTGAGCCCCCACAAAAAAATCCTTTATGATGCTATTATAGATGGGTTGGGTGATGAGGCGGCTATCGACTTTTATATTTACAATAATGATCTGGCCTTCTTTAAAAAACTCCTGCAAAACAAGGCTAACGATTATACGCACTACGTCATCGTTCCACATTTTATAGATGGCGGAGATACAGCGCACGAGATCATCAACACCCTGCCTAAAGAAAAACTGATTCTGTTAGATAAATTGGTACCGGGCGTTAACGGTAACTTTGCCGCGGTGTATGAAAACTTTGAACGCGACATTTTCCACGCATTGGAACAAGCGTTGCCCCAACTGAGCAAATACACCACGCTAAAGATCATCTTCCCCGAGAATACTTACTTCCCCAGCGAGATTCTGAAAGGTTTCTTTAATTTCTGCATTCAGTACGCCTTTAATTATAAGGTGGTGCACGATATCCAGGTGGAACCTATTAATGAAGGTGAAGTTTTCATTAACCTGATGGAAAATGACCTGGTGATCCTCATTGAGCGCATCCTCTCCACCAACCTGAAAATTGGCGAGAACATTGGCGTTATCTCTTATAATGAGACCCCGCTGAAAAAAATTATTCTAAACGGTTTAACTACTATCTCTACTGATTTCCAGAAAATGGGCGAAATGGTTGCTGAAGTGATCCGCACTAATAAGCCGGCTATTTATGAGGTACCGTTTTATCTGACGTTGAGATCATCACTGTAA
- the rhaT gene encoding L-rhamnose/proton symporter RhaT has product MEVILGVIFHFIGGFASGSFYIPYKKVKGWAWESFWIVGGLFSWLIVPPLAAWLTVPGFMDIIAQTNGSVLFWTYLFGVLWGIGGLTYGLGVRYLGVALGSSVILGLCSVFGSLIPSIYYQFNPQPGKDTIHDLVSSSWGQMVLVGIVVCVIGIVICGRAGTLKERELSKDKEAATNNSDYKFGLGITVAIISGVLSACFAFGIDAGKVMATTADTIWKSTHPNQGNFLYQNNVTYIIILWGGLTTNFIWCMMLNARNKTFGNYTDKSTPLLKNYLFSALAGTTWFLQFFFYGMGESRLGNGASSWILHMAFIILVANMWGLLLKEWKGVSKKTLATVIIGIATIILSVLIVGQGNNMKAKLAESSKKVAVR; this is encoded by the coding sequence ATGGAAGTTATTTTAGGTGTTATTTTTCACTTTATCGGCGGTTTCGCATCCGGAAGCTTTTACATTCCCTATAAAAAAGTAAAAGGCTGGGCTTGGGAAAGCTTTTGGATTGTAGGCGGCTTGTTTTCATGGTTGATTGTACCACCGCTGGCAGCATGGTTAACAGTGCCAGGTTTTATGGATATAATAGCACAAACCAATGGCAGCGTGCTTTTCTGGACTTATTTGTTCGGTGTTCTTTGGGGTATTGGCGGCTTAACTTATGGCCTGGGTGTGCGTTACCTGGGTGTAGCCCTGGGTAGCTCGGTAATTTTGGGTTTATGTTCTGTTTTCGGCTCATTAATTCCATCAATTTACTACCAGTTTAACCCACAACCTGGTAAAGATACTATTCATGATCTGGTAAGCAGCAGCTGGGGACAGATGGTGTTGGTAGGTATCGTTGTCTGTGTTATCGGCATCGTTATCTGCGGTAGGGCAGGTACTTTAAAAGAGCGCGAGCTTTCTAAAGATAAAGAAGCAGCAACAAACAATTCAGACTACAAATTTGGTTTGGGTATTACGGTAGCCATCATTTCAGGTGTGCTGAGCGCTTGTTTTGCATTTGGTATTGATGCCGGTAAAGTAATGGCTACTACGGCTGACACCATATGGAAATCAACGCACCCTAATCAAGGTAATTTCCTGTATCAGAATAACGTAACTTATATTATTATTCTTTGGGGCGGTTTAACTACCAACTTTATTTGGTGTATGATGCTGAATGCCCGCAACAAAACGTTTGGTAACTATACTGATAAAAGTACACCACTGTTGAAGAACTACCTGTTCAGTGCTTTGGCCGGTACAACCTGGTTCCTGCAGTTCTTCTTCTACGGTATGGGCGAGAGCCGTTTGGGTAACGGTGCAAGTTCATGGATACTGCACATGGCCTTCATTATTTTGGTAGCCAACATGTGGGGCTTACTTTTAAAAGAGTGGAAAGGCGTAAGCAAGAAAACACTGGCAACCGTAATTATAGGTATTGCCACCATTATACTTTCTGTACTGATTGTAGGGCAGGGTAACAATATGAAAGCTAAGCTGGCCGAAAGCAGTAAGAAGGTAGCAGTAAGATAA
- a CDS encoding bifunctional aldolase/short-chain dehydrogenase — MSVNTIDFKHVSYLWDDAKAAEMAGDEVALLIYRSNLLGADLRLTNYGGGNTSCKAMAKDPLTGEEVEVMWVKGSGGDLGSIKRNGLAALYVDRLRALKNIYRGIEHEDEMVELFNHCIYDLASKAPSIDTPLHGFLPFAHIDHLHPDAAIAIAAAKDGKKITQELFGGTIGWVEWQKPGFDLGLQLKACLDENPGIRGIMLGSHGLFTWGDTAYESYINTLEVIEKCAEYLEQNYGKKGPIFGGQKIESLAAEDRKKQAVALAPVLRGFCSSKTRMIGHFTDDARVLEYTNSNDLERLAPLGTSCPDHFLRTKISPLVLELAPNEDLSDVDALKAKLLPAFEAYRAMYEDYYNTCKHPNSPAIRDANPVVILYPGVGMFTFAKDKQTARVAAEFYINAINVMKGAEAISEYTSLPRQEAFNIEYWLLEEAKLQRMPKPKALSGRIALVTGSAGGIGKAIAKKFAEEGAVVVLNDMNAERLEGAGEEFKAKFGKDAYATAVLDVTNGAQINEAVAEAILAFGGVDLIVNNAGLSISKTIADHTEKDWDLLYDVLVKGQFLVTQAAVAVMKKQDIGGDIINIVSKNALVSGPNNAGYGSAKAAQLHLSRLNAAELGGDKIRVNVVNPDAVISDSNIWAGGWAEGRAKAYGITVAELPAYYAKRTLLNEIILPDDIANACFAITGGLLNKSTGNVVNVDGGVAAGFVR, encoded by the coding sequence ATGTCAGTTAACACAATTGATTTCAAGCACGTTAGCTATTTGTGGGATGATGCCAAAGCGGCAGAAATGGCGGGTGACGAAGTAGCATTATTAATTTACCGTTCTAACCTGTTGGGTGCAGATTTGCGTTTAACCAACTATGGTGGCGGTAACACTTCATGCAAAGCCATGGCTAAAGATCCCCTTACGGGCGAAGAAGTAGAGGTAATGTGGGTAAAAGGATCTGGCGGCGACTTGGGTTCGATCAAAAGAAACGGACTGGCTGCTCTGTATGTAGACAGACTGCGTGCCCTGAAAAATATTTATCGTGGTATTGAGCATGAGGATGAGATGGTTGAGCTTTTCAATCACTGCATCTATGACCTGGCTTCTAAAGCTCCGTCTATCGATACCCCGCTGCACGGTTTCCTGCCGTTTGCACACATTGACCACCTGCACCCTGATGCAGCTATCGCTATCGCGGCAGCAAAAGATGGTAAAAAAATCACACAGGAACTGTTTGGTGGTACCATTGGTTGGGTTGAGTGGCAAAAACCAGGTTTTGACCTGGGCTTGCAACTGAAAGCTTGTTTAGACGAAAACCCAGGCATCCGCGGCATTATGCTGGGCTCGCACGGTTTGTTCACTTGGGGCGATACTGCTTACGAAAGCTATATCAACACCCTGGAAGTGATTGAAAAATGTGCTGAGTACCTGGAGCAAAACTATGGCAAAAAAGGCCCGATCTTCGGTGGTCAGAAAATTGAAAGCTTAGCAGCTGAAGACCGTAAAAAACAAGCTGTTGCCCTGGCACCGGTTCTGCGTGGCTTCTGCTCATCTAAAACCCGTATGATCGGTCACTTCACTGATGATGCACGTGTATTAGAATATACTAACTCTAATGATCTGGAGCGTTTGGCACCACTTGGTACCAGCTGTCCAGACCACTTCCTGCGCACCAAAATTTCTCCGTTAGTACTGGAGTTGGCGCCAAACGAAGATCTGAGCGATGTTGATGCTTTGAAAGCAAAATTACTTCCTGCATTTGAGGCTTACCGCGCTATGTATGAAGATTACTACAACACCTGCAAACACCCTAACAGTCCGGCTATCCGCGATGCAAATCCGGTAGTTATCCTGTACCCAGGTGTAGGTATGTTCACCTTTGCAAAAGACAAACAAACTGCACGCGTTGCAGCTGAGTTTTATATCAACGCTATCAACGTAATGAAAGGTGCAGAGGCTATCTCTGAGTACACTTCATTACCACGTCAGGAAGCTTTTAACATTGAGTACTGGCTGTTAGAAGAAGCAAAACTGCAGCGTATGCCAAAACCAAAAGCACTGAGCGGTCGTATTGCCCTGGTAACAGGCAGCGCCGGTGGTATTGGTAAAGCTATTGCTAAGAAATTTGCTGAAGAAGGTGCCGTTGTTGTATTGAACGACATGAACGCTGAGCGTTTAGAAGGTGCTGGCGAAGAGTTCAAAGCCAAATTTGGTAAAGACGCTTACGCTACTGCAGTGTTAGACGTAACCAATGGTGCACAGATCAACGAAGCCGTTGCCGAGGCTATCCTGGCCTTCGGTGGTGTTGACTTGATTGTTAACAACGCTGGTTTGTCAATCTCTAAAACCATTGCAGATCATACCGAGAAAGATTGGGATCTGTTATATGATGTACTGGTAAAAGGTCAGTTCCTGGTAACCCAGGCTGCTGTTGCCGTAATGAAAAAACAAGATATCGGTGGTGACATCATCAACATCGTGAGCAAAAACGCTCTGGTAAGCGGTCCAAACAACGCAGGTTACGGTAGTGCAAAAGCTGCGCAGCTGCACCTGAGCCGTTTGAACGCTGCTGAACTGGGTGGCGACAAAATCCGTGTTAACGTGGTTAACCCAGATGCGGTAATCAGCGACAGCAATATTTGGGCTGGCGGCTGGGCCGAAGGTCGTGCTAAAGCTTACGGCATCACTGTAGCAGAACTGCCTGCTTACTACGCAAAACGTACTTTGTTGAACGAGATCATTTTACCAGATGATATCGCTAACGCTTGTTTCGCTATCACCGGCGGCCTGCTGAACAAATCAACAGGTAACGTAGTGAACGTAGACGGCGGTGTAGCTGCTGGTTTTGTACGCTAG
- the rhaM gene encoding L-rhamnose mutarotase produces the protein MERVAFKMKLFPGFEAEYKKRHDEIWPDLVALLKETGISEYSIFLDDETNALIGFLKVPDAKNLDTLPAQAVMQKWWAYMGDIMASNADNSPVSVPLKEVFYLP, from the coding sequence ATGGAAAGAGTCGCATTCAAGATGAAGCTGTTTCCCGGCTTCGAGGCAGAATACAAAAAACGTCATGATGAGATATGGCCTGATTTGGTAGCTTTGTTAAAAGAGACCGGCATCAGCGAGTATTCCATTTTTCTGGATGACGAAACCAATGCGCTGATTGGCTTTTTAAAAGTGCCTGATGCTAAAAATCTGGACACGCTGCCCGCGCAGGCCGTTATGCAGAAATGGTGGGCCTACATGGGCGATATCATGGCCAGCAACGCAGACAATTCTCCGGTAAGCGTTCCGCTAAAAGAGGTGTTTTATTTGCCCTAA
- a CDS encoding TIM barrel protein translates to MQLEKYKIDEINQQQLADHKRKFDYVAEGISNLDDVLTKLEAFNVAIPSWALGTGGTRFGRFSGGGEPGSLEEKIEDVGVIQALNKSSNSISLHIPWDIPSNPSAIKALAAQVGLRFDAVNSNTFQNQKDQKYSYKFGSLHHVDKAVRKQAVEHNIEVIKYGAELGSNALSVWLADGSNFPGQLNFRGAFQNTLESLQEIYEALPDDWKVWVEYKPYEPNFYSTTIGDWGQSYLLASKLGQKAQTLVDLGHHLPNTNIEQIVSLLLMEGKLAGFHFNDSKYGDDDLTVGSINPYQLFLIFNELVEGMDARGMKHATDIGWMIDASHNLKDPIEDLIQSVEAIKIAYAQALIVDTAKLKAAQASNDTVQAQEILQQAYRTDVRALVAESRLRAGGALNPLATFRALDVRGNLIKERGATTVATGL, encoded by the coding sequence ATGCAGTTAGAAAAGTATAAAATAGACGAGATTAACCAGCAGCAGCTGGCAGATCACAAACGTAAATTTGATTACGTTGCAGAAGGCATCAGCAATCTGGATGATGTTTTAACCAAACTGGAAGCATTCAACGTTGCTATCCCAAGCTGGGCTTTAGGTACTGGCGGTACCCGTTTCGGCCGTTTCTCTGGCGGTGGCGAGCCTGGGTCATTAGAAGAAAAAATTGAAGATGTTGGCGTTATCCAGGCGTTGAACAAATCAAGCAACTCTATTTCGTTGCATATTCCATGGGATATTCCTTCAAATCCATCAGCTATCAAAGCACTGGCTGCGCAGGTAGGTCTGCGTTTTGATGCGGTAAACTCAAACACTTTCCAGAATCAGAAAGATCAGAAATACAGCTACAAATTCGGTTCGCTGCACCACGTAGATAAAGCCGTACGTAAACAAGCTGTTGAGCACAACATCGAAGTTATTAAATACGGTGCCGAACTGGGTTCAAACGCATTGTCAGTTTGGCTGGCAGATGGTTCTAACTTCCCTGGTCAGCTGAATTTCCGTGGCGCTTTCCAAAACACATTAGAAAGCTTACAAGAAATTTACGAGGCATTGCCAGATGATTGGAAAGTATGGGTAGAGTACAAACCGTACGAACCAAACTTCTACTCAACCACTATTGGTGATTGGGGCCAGTCATACCTGTTAGCTTCTAAACTGGGCCAAAAAGCACAAACACTGGTTGATTTAGGTCACCACTTGCCAAATACCAACATCGAGCAGATTGTTTCATTGCTGTTGATGGAAGGTAAACTGGCTGGTTTCCACTTCAACGATTCTAAATACGGTGATGACGATTTGACCGTAGGTTCAATCAACCCTTATCAGCTGTTCCTGATCTTTAACGAACTTGTTGAAGGTATGGATGCCCGCGGCATGAAACACGCAACCGATATTGGTTGGATGATTGATGCATCGCACAACCTGAAAGATCCTATCGAAGATTTGATCCAATCGGTAGAAGCTATCAAAATTGCTTATGCACAGGCATTAATTGTTGACACTGCTAAACTGAAAGCTGCCCAGGCATCAAACGATACCGTGCAGGCTCAGGAAATTTTGCAACAGGCTTACCGTACAGATGTACGTGCACTGGTTGCAGAGAGCCGTCTGCGTGCAGGTGGTGCATTAAATCCGCTGGCTACGTTCAGAGCGTTGGATGTGAGAGGTAATTTGATTAAAGAACGCGGCGCAACTACCGTTGCTACCGGATTATAA
- a CDS encoding FGGY-family carbohydrate kinase produces the protein MTTVPVIAIFDIGKTNKKFFLINEYYKIVLERTTSFEETVDDDGDPCEDVALLQRWVKEQLHEILSQKKFDIRAINFSTYGASFVHIDHDGKVTAPLCNYLKSFPEDLKQEFYAKHGGEEKIAAETASPVLGNLNSGMQLFRIKQRKPELFERIKYSLHLPQFLNYLVTGNFCSDITSIGCHTQLWNFNKQDYHQWVYEEGIDRILAPIFPSDKVTETEIDGHNYQVGTGLHDSSAALIPYLANFAEPFVLISTGTWCISLNPFNNNVLTPEELAKDCLCYMEYHGRPVKASRLFAGNEHEQQTRRMAEHFNKPNDYFKKVKYNPDFVAPAAPAVAVDENQLLKQSAFGSRDLSTFKTYEDAYHCLIADIMVQQKTSTQMAIQDTKVKRIFVDGGFSKNPVYMNLLAKAFPLFEVYAASVAQATAIGAALAIHKFWNNKALPADMIELKYYAVAQNIEI, from the coding sequence ATGACCACAGTTCCTGTAATAGCGATTTTTGATATCGGTAAAACCAACAAAAAGTTTTTCCTTATCAATGAGTATTACAAAATTGTGCTGGAGCGCACCACATCCTTTGAGGAAACCGTCGATGATGATGGCGATCCCTGCGAGGATGTGGCCTTGCTGCAGCGCTGGGTAAAAGAGCAGTTGCACGAGATACTTTCGCAAAAGAAATTTGATATCCGTGCCATCAACTTTTCAACCTATGGCGCCAGCTTTGTACACATCGATCATGATGGCAAGGTAACCGCGCCTTTATGTAACTACCTGAAAAGCTTCCCTGAAGATCTGAAACAGGAGTTTTACGCCAAACATGGCGGCGAAGAAAAGATAGCGGCCGAAACCGCATCACCGGTTTTGGGTAACCTAAATTCGGGTATGCAGCTTTTCCGCATCAAACAACGTAAACCAGAGCTGTTTGAGCGCATTAAATACTCGCTGCACTTACCGCAGTTTTTAAATTACCTGGTTACCGGCAATTTCTGTTCTGATATTACCAGTATTGGCTGCCACACCCAGTTGTGGAACTTTAACAAGCAGGATTACCACCAGTGGGTTTATGAGGAAGGTATCGACAGGATACTGGCCCCAATCTTTCCGTCTGACAAGGTAACGGAAACTGAGATTGACGGTCACAACTACCAGGTAGGCACAGGCTTGCATGATAGTTCTGCCGCGCTTATTCCATACTTGGCTAACTTTGCCGAGCCGTTTGTACTCATCTCAACCGGTACCTGGTGTATCAGCCTTAATCCGTTTAACAATAATGTGTTAACGCCAGAGGAGTTGGCTAAAGATTGTTTGTGCTACATGGAGTATCACGGTCGCCCGGTTAAGGCATCGCGCCTGTTTGCCGGTAACGAGCATGAGCAACAAACCCGCCGTATGGCCGAACATTTTAACAAGCCGAACGACTACTTCAAAAAGGTAAAATACAATCCTGATTTTGTAGCACCAGCCGCACCGGCGGTAGCGGTTGATGAAAATCAATTGCTGAAACAATCGGCCTTTGGCAGCCGCGATCTGAGTACGTTTAAAACTTACGAAGACGCTTACCACTGCCTGATTGCCGATATTATGGTACAGCAAAAAACATCAACCCAGATGGCTATTCAGGATACCAAGGTGAAACGGATTTTTGTAGACGGTGGCTTTAGCAAGAACCCGGTTTACATGAACCTGTTGGCCAAGGCCTTTCCACTGTTTGAGGTTTACGCCGCCTCGGTAGCCCAGGCAACAGCCATAGGCGCCGCGCTGGCTATCCACAAATTCTGGAACAACAAGGCGCTCCCCGCCGATATGATAGAACTAAAATATTACGCCGTTGCGCAGAATATCGAAATTTAA